Part of the Desulfolutivibrio sulfoxidireducens genome is shown below.
CTGGCCCTGCGCTGGGGGCATGAATTCCTGGACAGCGGCAGGAACATCTCGGCCCGGTACAACGGCTCGCCCACCTCGGGCTTCACGTCCAGGACCGGGGACCCGGCCCGGGACAGCCTTTTGGTGGACGCCGGGGTGAGCCTGGGGGTTTCCGAGTCCACCAAGCTCTACGTGCGCTACTCCGGGGAGTTTCTGGGGCAGGGGACCCAGACCCAGGCCGGGGCCGTGGGGGTCAGGTACGAGTTTTAGCACGGCGGCGGCAAATGCCAGGCGGGTGACGCGGGCAGGCCGCTCGGGCGTCGTGAACGGATTCGCGCAGGTCGCGATGGGCGGGATGGGGCATTCGGGCTTGCAAAACCACGGCCGGCAAGGCATGTGGTGGCGCTGGTAGGCCTGAATCGACCCATTGCCGTCAGTCCGCCGCCAGTGTGGGCGGGGGGCGTCGGGAACGAATCGCATGCGCATGAATCGACCTGTCCGCCCGATGCTGACCGCCCTCCTGGCGCTTCTGCTTCTCACCCTTGGCGGTGGATGCGCCCTGCGTGACGCGGACATGCCCGTCGCCGAATACGGCGTTTTCGATCTGACCGGTTGGGACCTCGTTGGGGACGGTCCGGTTGCCCTCGACGGCCAGTGGGAATTCTACTGGGACCGGCTCCTTGCCCCTGAAGACTTCAAACCCGACCTTGCCCCGCCTCAGCCGTCCGGCTTCATGAACCTGCCCGGCACCTGGAAAGGCTATGAGCTTGAGGGCCGGCCCTTGCCCGGCCAGGGACAGGCCACCTTTCGCCTGCGACTGTTGCCAGGCCCCGGGGATCTCCAGTTGGCCTTGCGGATTATCGGTATTCATGCCGCCTACAGGCTGTGGGCCGACGGCAGGCTTATCGCCGAAAGCGGCGTGGTGGGACTGAGTCCCGCCACCGAATCGCCGCATCGCTCCCTGGTCCTGGCCAGGTTCACAAGCCAAGGCGTGCCCATCGATCTGGTGCTGCAGGTGTCCAACCATGCGTTTCGCCGGGGAGGGCTGCTTTATCCAGTCCTGCTTGGCCTGCCGAACCAACTGGAACTGATACATAGCCGGATCTGGTCCTGGGGCATGTTTTTTGTCGGCAGCCTGCTGATCATGGCCGTGTATCATTTGGTTCTCTATTTCCTGAAGCGAAAGGAATCATCCACGCTCTATTTCAGCCTGGGTTGTCTCTTGTTGATCTGCTATTATGTCACATCTGACCCATCTGATTGGTTGATAAAATTGTTTATCCTGAAGGCAGATCCAGAAATTATCCAAAAAATCTCAGTAATAAGCTATCCTGTTATGTCTTCTTGCACATACAGATTCTATAGATATTTGTATCCACTTGAATTTTCACGTTTCATTCAGAATTTGTGTGACTTGAGAAATATTGCGTTTGTATTAATTGTGCTGACGCAACCGAATCTTGTTATCTATACCGCGCTGTACTGGTTCGCCCTGTCCACCGTATTGCTCAATTGCTATTTCCTGGTCATGCTTATCATCTGCGTGCGACGGGGTCGTGATGGAGCCAGTTTTCTTTTACTGGGATATCTTTCCTTTTCGGCCGCCACCTTGAGCGAAATTTACGGACATATCATCGGTTTTTCCGAGGAGAGTATCCTCATGTTCGGCTTTCTTGCCTTTGTTTTGTTCCAGGCCTTGGCCATGGCCCAGCGTTTTTCCACTGCCTTCACGGCCGTGGAAAACCTGTCCGCCGACTTGCGCACGGAGATGGACGAACGCAGCCGGCTGGAGCGGGAAATCATCAATGTCAGCGAGGAGGAACACCGCCGTTTGAGTCACGACCTGCATGACGGCCTGTGCCAGCAACTGGTAGGCACCAGGGTGCGTTGCGCGACCCTGGCGCGCCGGTCCATCGTGGAGCGGGGCGTGGCGGCGGAAGTCTCGGAAATCGCCTCGTTACTACAGGACTCGGTCAGCCAGGCCTACAACCTCTCCCGAGGCCTTTGGCCGGTGGAGCTCGCTCCCGGGGAAGTCGGCGCGTCCCTGGCCGATCTGGCGCGGCATGTGGGCCAATCAAGCGGCGTGGACATCAGCTATTCCGAGAGACTGGCCTGCGCGCCTTGCTGCAATGAACATCTCGTCCAGCTCTATCGCATTGC
Proteins encoded:
- a CDS encoding sensor histidine kinase, coding for MRMNRPVRPMLTALLALLLLTLGGGCALRDADMPVAEYGVFDLTGWDLVGDGPVALDGQWEFYWDRLLAPEDFKPDLAPPQPSGFMNLPGTWKGYELEGRPLPGQGQATFRLRLLPGPGDLQLALRIIGIHAAYRLWADGRLIAESGVVGLSPATESPHRSLVLARFTSQGVPIDLVLQVSNHAFRRGGLLYPVLLGLPNQLELIHSRIWSWGMFFVGSLLIMAVYHLVLYFLKRKESSTLYFSLGCLLLICYYVTSDPSDWLIKLFILKADPEIIQKISVISYPVMSSCTYRFYRYLYPLEFSRFIQNLCDLRNIAFVLIVLTQPNLVIYTALYWFALSTVLLNCYFLVMLIICVRRGRDGASFLLLGYLSFSAATLSEIYGHIIGFSEESILMFGFLAFVLFQALAMAQRFSTAFTAVENLSADLRTEMDERSRLEREIINVSEEEHRRLSHDLHDGLCQQLVGTRVRCATLARRSIVERGVAAEVSEIASLLQDSVSQAYNLSRGLWPVELAPGEVGASLADLARHVGQSSGVDISYSERLACAPCCNEHLVQLYRIAQEAVTNAVKHARPGRIAITLSCGPNRRLTLTVRDDGVGRQAAGRSAGGLGLRIMAYRARMIGATLSIDDAETGGTMVACSLACAADRTTQEDTDG